From Candidatus Obscuribacterales bacterium, the proteins below share one genomic window:
- a CDS encoding DUF4327 family protein produces MLQATHYSIDAIRDEVRHLTDAKTIDRHQPIYTLCRYFPNREWVCIECELEDNDYLLRDRIIDLLGREDWSED; encoded by the coding sequence ATGCTGCAAGCCACCCACTATTCCATTGATGCCATTCGAGATGAAGTGCGTCATTTAACCGATGCCAAAACCATTGATCGCCATCAGCCGATCTATACTCTCTGTCGCTATTTTCCCAACCGCGAATGGGTCTGTATCGAGTGCGAATTAGAAGATAACGACTATCTGCTGCGCGATCGCATTATTGATTTACTGGGACGGGAAGATTGGTCTGAAGACTGA